The DNA sequence CGTTGCACTGGTTCTGGCGGTGTTAATTTCCATAGTTTCGGTGTTGGCGGCAATCTTTATGGCCATAGTCATTGTTGGCTCCATCACCAAGCCCATTCAGTATATGCGGGATGTTCTGATGCAGATCGGGCAGTCGGGTGACCTGCAGATTCCGCAGGAACTGCAATCCAAGCTGGAAACGGTTGCCGCAACCAAGGATGAGGTCGCCCAGTGCACACAGGCCCTGCTGATTATGACCGAGCGGCTGCACAGTGTCAACGAGACCCTTGCCTGTGTGGCAGATGGAGACCTTACAGTGGATATAGCCCTCCAGTCTGACCGGGATACAATGGGGCTTGCGGTGGAAAAAATGCTGCGGAACCTAAATCAGAAGTTTGGCACCATTGCCCGTTCCACCCAGCAGGTTCACGAAGAGGCCGGGCAGCTTTCTCAGGGCTCTCAGTTGCTGGCAAGCGGCTCCCATGCCCAGCAGCTTTCGGTGAAGCAGCTTTCCGATTCGGTTATCGGTGTCAGCAAAACAACCGAGGAAAACACAAGCCTCGCTGGTCAGGCGGCCAGTCTGGTCAGCAGCATTCAGGATAATGCTCACAAGGGAACCGAGCAAATGAGCCGTATGATGGCGGCTGCAACCGATATCAACAACGCCAGCCAAGCGATCAATAAGGTGATTAAGGTTATTGATGATATTGCCTTCCAAACCAATATATTGGCGCTCAACGCTGCTGTAGAGGCGGCCAGAGCGGGGCAGCACGGCAAGGGGTTTGCTGTTGTTGCCGATGAAGTGCGCAATTTGGCCTCCAAATCTGCTGCTGCTGCCAAAGATACCAGCAACCTCATTTCGGATACCATTCAAAAGGCAGAGATTGGTGCTTCCACCGCCAAGGTAACGGCCAAATCTCTTGAGGATATTGTGGCGGGTGTGGAGCAAAGTACCTCCATCATAAAT is a window from the Oscillospiraceae bacterium MB08-C2-2 genome containing:
- a CDS encoding methyl-accepting chemotaxis protein, with protein sequence MKIGTKIAVGFACILILLIALAVTTVTSSGMTGSNIDQVGIYSGLQNEANSLLHILNETRVTAGLLYDSPTEVSYENVNKQLMYCDVRLKKLYEHIDSYPLLADLRPDIEAFEGLYGQWRTGLALLQQRYNQIGDFSKASAKAKEEYVAAGLEVRRVNLLAHEILSNTVLDIDDIASNKLEDTRSFNTVALVLAVLISIVSVLAAIFMAIVIVGSITKPIQYMRDVLMQIGQSGDLQIPQELQSKLETVAATKDEVAQCTQALLIMTERLHSVNETLACVADGDLTVDIALQSDRDTMGLAVEKMLRNLNQKFGTIARSTQQVHEEAGQLSQGSQLLASGSHAQQLSVKQLSDSVIGVSKTTEENTSLAGQAASLVSSIQDNAHKGTEQMSRMMAAATDINNASQAINKVIKVIDDIAFQTNILALNAAVEAARAGQHGKGFAVVADEVRNLASKSAAAAKDTSNLISDTIQKAEIGASTAKVTAKSLEDIVAGVEQSTSIINNIALLSQEQFSAIHQIITHVEHVEEVVQQNNSIASSSADAANEISDQSAFLLELVNQFQLLELPSEPASVPRLWDSQAMSL